CTTGGGATACATCAGTTGATAAAAAACTCACGGAGAAAGCCGCTGTCAGGGTTTTCCTTAAGAAACCAACACGTGAAAGTATCTTACAATGAGCTCTTCAGGGCTACAAATGGGTTCTCCTCGGATAATCTGGTCGGCACAGGCAGTTTTGGGTCGGTTTATAAAGCAGCCATGAACTATGAAGATGCCAACATCGTCGCGGTGAAAGTGCTTAACCTTCAACAGCATGGGGCTTTCAGGAGTTTTATGTCTGAATGTGAGGCCCTGAGAAGCATTCGACATCGAAATCTTGTCAAAATTCTAACTTCATGCTCTAGTTTGGATCACCACGGTAATGATTTCAAGGCCTTGGTTTTTGAGTACATGCCTAATGGGAGCTTAGAAGAGTGGCTACATCCAAATGCATGCCAGAATAGGCCATTCAGAACCCTAAGCCTAATCCAGAGATTGAACATAGCTGTCGACGTAGCCTCGGCATTAGAGTATCTACATCACGGAGGGTCCGTGCTGATTGTTCACTGTGATCTTAAGCCCAGCAACGTCCTTCTCGACAATGAAATGACGGCGCACGTGGGCGATTTCGGGTTAGCAAAGTTTCTACGGCAACCGCCTGACGAATCATCTAAGCATTCATCTACTAGCACTGTGGGAATCAAAGGATCTATTGGTTATATTCCTCCAGGTGAGAAATATGCAGTAAAATGCTAACTTTTTTCATGCTTTACAgcatttcagaaaaaaaatatatatataacacatctTTATTTGATTCCTAACTATACTATATCTAATACTTTTTGCTGCTCACCATCTTTTGAAGCAAAAACAAGTGAATAGCACAAgcttaataaataaaatgagaaatttaGTGTAGAAGTTAGtagaaaaaggggaaaaaatatTGTAGGAAATAAAAAGGTTACTACATATTAGCTATGAATACCGACATACTAGAGTTAGAATCAACTGCTTGATTCTTACTACTAAAAACATGTTAATTATGATTACTAAACATGCAAGAGCAGAAACTTTGTTTCTACATATCTAATGCTGTCTTAGAGTCAATTTATAAACTAAAAGATCAAATTTAGTTTTTGTAACTATGGCTTGGAAACAGTGGgaa
This DNA window, taken from Ananas comosus cultivar F153 linkage group 5, ASM154086v1, whole genome shotgun sequence, encodes the following:
- the LOC109710349 gene encoding probable LRR receptor-like serine/threonine-protein kinase At3g47570, giving the protein MNYEDANIVAVKVLNLQQHGAFRSFMSECEALRSIRHRNLVKILTSCSSLDHHGNDFKALVFEYMPNGSLEEWLHPNACQNRPFRTLSLIQRLNIAVDVASALEYLHHGGSVLIVHCDLKPSNVLLDNEMTAHVGDFGLAKFLRQPPDESSKHSSTSTVGIKGSIGYIPPEYGMGCKPSRLGDVYSFGILLLEMFTGTSPIDDKFKDGLSLRGYGRAAAAASPEHLMDIMDRNLHSADQAYREERVRDCLVSVFDCSLSCSNESPHERCDMTEVSKVLSAARERLLS